The genomic DNA TGCTATATTGCCATTATGCATTTTGTCTGACCAGCTATGATTTCTATAGATCCTCCAACGCGACGAAAAAGCCAGAAAGAATGCACCCAAGGTTATGCAGGATATGATGAAGACACCGTCCGGCAGCCGCTCATTCTCGACATCCACTCGTCGTCTGCAGGATGTACAGAAGAACGGCACCAACCCCGATGGTGCCTCGGCTGCCCTCGTTGCCGATATGGTTGCCAATGTTGATTTCCAGGCGGCCGAGCTCGCCGGTCTCAAGTTCTCTCCCCCAAAGCCCTTGGCTAAGACCGACAACTTCCGATCACGATATGAACCGCTTTTGGAACAGTTCACAAAACTGCTTATGGAGGATGGAAAGCTGAGTCTTGCTCAGAAGGTATACATACAGTCTGTTCTATCTGTCTGCGCGGAAGGCTAATAATTTGGTAGAATATGGCCCACATCTTGGATACGCTGCGGACCTCCTCTCCCCCTCAGGTTAACCCCAAACGCCGCCTCCTCCCTGGCCCTCCCGCCCCTCAGCTGCCGCTCGATCCCGTCCTTTACCTGACCCTGATCGTGGACTCTGTTACTCCTCTAATCAAGATCCGTAACCAGAAGGGTattgctggtggtggtgccgcCGTCCAGATCCCCGTGCCTCTGTCGGAAAGACAGCGTCGCCGGACCGCCATCCAATGGATCATCGATGCTTCGGAGAAGCGACGCGACAGCAAGTTCGCCAATCGGGTCGCTCAGGAACTGCTGGCCGTTGCAGAGGGCCGCAGCGGTGTGTGGGATCGCCGCGAGCAAGTGCACAAGCTTGGTGTCGCAGGCCGTGCCAATCTTGGAAAGAGGGTGCGTTAAGTTGGAGATAAAATGGGTGGTGTATGAAAGTCATGGTCATGTTATTTGAATATACGGGGAATTGCTGGTGTTTGTgttttttttctgtttttctctATGTGTAATTTTAGTCCCAGGGTCATCTTGAGCAAAACGTGCATTGTACAGTCCATGTTGACTTTTCATTGTAGTTCTTCGATGGTCCGCATATACCGAGTAGTAGCAGCAAGGATCTCAGGACCTGCATATACTGCGTACAAGCACTGCAGTCATATGCGCTTGTTATAGCCATTTAAATGAATATACATTAAACAATAATTACTAGCTGAACACATTCCTGAACTGTCATCACTGGTTGGCGTGTTCACGCCAAGATTAGTACAGTAAGCACCGACCCTT from Aspergillus chevalieri M1 DNA, chromosome 1, nearly complete sequence includes the following:
- a CDS encoding mitochondrial 37S ribosomal protein uS7m (BUSCO:EOG09264R1U;~COG:J;~EggNog:ENOG410PG3E;~InterPro:IPR023798,IPR036823,IPR000235;~PFAM:PF00177;~go_process: GO:0006412 - translation [Evidence IEA]), giving the protein MPPRLNLFTARKAIPVLRSSSTPSVNAWQSIIANLPHRSSNAVGLQKRWNSSGSDKKQETPEEADRLKGPTEDALPHVSEEAAATDRIMSKEKRCDGIPTTPELEQGTPISEILQRDEKARKNAPKVMQDMMKTPSGSRSFSTSTRRLQDVQKNGTNPDGASAALVADMVANVDFQAAELAGLKFSPPKPLAKTDNFRSRYEPLLEQFTKLLMEDGKLSLAQKNMAHILDTLRTSSPPQVNPKRRLLPGPPAPQLPLDPVLYLTLIVDSVTPLIKIRNQKGIAGGGAAVQIPVPLSERQRRRTAIQWIIDASEKRRDSKFANRVAQELLAVAEGRSGVWDRREQVHKLGVAGRANLGKRVR